A region of Hippoglossus stenolepis isolate QCI-W04-F060 chromosome 7, HSTE1.2, whole genome shotgun sequence DNA encodes the following proteins:
- the bicc2 gene encoding bicaudal C homolog 2, whose product MATTTTEESSPVPASVAPQQPDLETSVEPGSAVKPEPSEAQSDREGREDEEDAGGRSSVPGQENARGQSLDPDWLEERFRIDRKKLENMLYAPKHGDAETGEEFFERVMRETNTQVKWPSKLKIGAKSKKDPHVKVEGKRPNVLEAKKKILEVLETRVNKVTLKMDVAYTEHSHVIGKGGGNIKKVMEVTSCHIHFPDSNRHNATGEKSNQVSIAGPIEGVEEARRKIRDLQPLSLTFDLPVTLVPQSLPEAGSPLIQQVMQTLGVSVSFRAVPPQPQAQPPFYGSCCTVWGLQGNAAAVKKGTCILMDLLLGSEVTGIVSSQLDVTSQQHLFLLGQNGAHFLSVMHQTQTQIILPDLSAPQSPPSLLIQGSPDGVCLARQQLMDCLPVCLMFDMREDGEADPCKLAQMMQDLGVFISVKPKVKQTSKSVVVKGLERNISCLFEARRLLLGLESCETAKLIEATPDPMLSGSGLTNYWLNMLLQQLRLSEQGFVSAPTPEVLTGTKLRPSAPPGLTSHAEEGRTGLKGADSRPLEKILENEDQSGQSEDESSEVIMSSSEVRDAINSSIGRMGLMARRGSLQGPEIVKVFGQGRRHSTGQALTYRLLNTEMEGARNEWRNSLRRDMMLALDVHTDSSKAEDYDYEKKKLLATRAMQRKPVVTEVQTPTDTWSGLGFSKSMPAEAIKELRNIGRRCYKPYLSTSTSTSQQQPWAAQTGKVFNGSNSENWRDRRASASSFLPVSSSSSSSSPSSSPSSPASTLSSSTSSFPDFVSSMKRGRIEKPPESFLSSSGSYFEGMCSSRRASTCSQRSPSPQITDDLPELLHQLGLIKYIDVFEQQEIDYQTFLTLSDEDLKEVGVSTFGARRKMLLAISDLTKSKRRLSDTPAVKPGYLEGGASGRLPRIMDLEVAAQSNHW is encoded by the exons AtggccaccaccaccacggAGGAGAGCTCTCCGGTCCCGGCCTCCGTAGCACCCCAGCAGCCTGACTTGGAAACTAGCGTAGAACCCGGCTCAGCGGTGAAGCCTGAGCCCAGCGAGGCCCaaagtgacagagagggaagagaggatgaggaggatgctGGAGGAAGAAGCTCTGTGCCGGGGCAGGAGAATGCAAGAGGGCAGAGTCTGGACCCGGACTGGCTGGAGGAGAGGTTCAGGATTGAcaggaagaagctggagaacatgTTGTACG CTCCAAAGCACGGAGATGCTGAGACAGGCGAGGAGTTTTTTGAGAGA GTGATGAGAGAAACCAACACTCAGGTGAAATGGCCGTCCAAGCTGAAGATTGGAGCCAAGTCAAAGAAAG atccacatGTGAAGGTGGAAGGGAAAAGGCCCAATGTATTGGAAGCAAAAAAGAAGATCCTAGAAGTGCTGGAAACCAGG GTGAACAAGGTGACTCTGAAGATGGACGTGGCCTACACCGAGCACTCCCACGTCATTGGGAAAGGCGgtggaaacataaaaaaagtgATGGAGGTCACATCCTGTCACATCCACTTCCCCGACTCCAACCGCCACAATGCTACGGGAGAGAAAAGCAATCAG GTCTCCATCGCCGGGCCCATAGAGGGAGTGGAGGAAGCCAGGAGGAAGATAAGG GACCTGCAGCCACtgtccttgacctttgacctcccagTCACTCTGGTGCCCCAGTCTCTACCAGAGGCGGGTTCACCACTCATCCAGCAGGTGATGCAGACTTTGGGGGTCAGTGTGAGCTTCAGGGCCGTGCCCCCCCAGCCTCAGGCACAGCCCCCCTTCTATGGAAGCTGCTGCACCGTCTGGGGCCTGCAGGGAAATGCAGCTGCAGTCAAG AAGGGGACGTGCATCCTGATGGACCTGCtgctggggtcagaggtcacaggtaTAGTGAGCAGCCAGCTGGACGTCACCTCTCAGCAGCATCTGTTCCTGTTGGGTCAGAACGGAGCTCACTTCCTGAGCGTCATGCACCAGACCCAGACCCAGATCATCTTACCAGACCTCAGTGCTCCGCAGAGCCCCCCCTCACTGCTCATCCAGGGCAGCCCTGATGGAGTGTGTCTGGCACGGCAGCAGCTCATG GACTGTTTGCCGGTGTGTCTGATGTTTGACATGCGTGAAGATGGAGAGGCAGATCCTTGTAAGCTGGCTCAGATGATGCAAGACCTGGGAGTCTTCATCAGTGTCAAGCCCAAAGTAAAACAGACCAGCAAG tCAGTGGTGGTCAAAGGGCTGGAGCGGAACATCTCCTGTCTGTTTGAGGCCCGTCGTCTGCTCCTGGGGCTGGAGTCCTGTGAGACTGCTAAGCTAATTGAGGCGACCCCTGACCCCATGCTCTCCGGCAGCGGGCTGACCAACTACTGGCTCAACATGTTGTTGCAGCAGCTTCGACTGTCTGAGCAAG GTTTTGTTTCTGCTCCCACTCCAGAGGTGCTGACTGGTACCAAGCTCCGCCCCTCAGCTCCACCGGGCCTTACCTCTCACGCTGAGGAGGGGAGGACAGGACTGAAGGGAGCAGACAGCCGGCCACTGGAGAAG ATCCTGGAAAATGAGGACCAGTCCGGCCAATCCGAGGATGAGAGCTCTGAGGTCATAATGTCATCATCTGAGGTGCGTGATGCAATCAACAGCAGCATCGGCAGGATGGGGTTGATGGCTCGGAGGGGGAGTCTCCAGGGCCCCGAAATTGTCAAGGTTTTTGGCCAGGGCCGACGACATTCAACAGGACAGGCCCTAACCTACAG ATTGCTGaacacagagatggagggagcaaGGAATGAATGGAGGAACAGCCTGAGGAGAGACATGATGCTGGCTCTGGATGTTCACACTGACTCATCCAAGGCTGAG GATTATGACtatgagaagaagaaactaCTGGCAACCAGAG CCATGCAGAGGAAACCTGTGGTCACTGAGGTCCAGACGCCCACAGACACCTGGAGTGGCCTTGGCTTCTCCAAGTCGATGCCAGCCGAGGCCATAAAAGAGCTCCGCAACATCGGCCGCCGCTGCTACAAGCCCTACCtgagcaccagcaccagcaccagccaGCAACAG cCATGGGCTGCACAGACAGGGAAGGTGTTTAACGGGAGCAACTCGGAGAACTGGAGGGACAGACGTGCATCTGCATCTTCATTCCTgcctgtctcttcctcttcttcctcctcctctccttcctcctccccctcctcacctgccTCCACTCTCTCCTCGTCTACCTCCTCCTTCCCTGATTTCGTGTCGTCAATGAAAAGAGGCAGAATTGAGAAACCTC CGGAGAGCTTCctgagcagcagcggcagctaCTTTGAAGGCATGTGTTCATCGAGGAGGGCGTCGACCTGCAGTCAGCGGAGCCCCTCCCCCCAAATCACAGACGACCTACCTGAGCTGCTCCATCAACTCGGCCTGATCAAGTACATTGATGTGTTTGAACAACAAGAG ATTGACTACCAGACCTTCCTCACTCTGTCTGATGAGGATCTGAAGGAAGTGGGCGTCTCCACCTTTGGCGCCAGACGCAAGATGTTATTGGCCATCTCAG ACCTCACCAAGAGCAAGAGGAGGCTCTCGGACACACCTGCGGTGAAACCTGGATACCTGGAGGGCGGTGCGAGCGGTCGACTGCCACGAATCATGGATCTAGAAGTTGCTGCTCAGAGTAACCACTGGTGA
- the dele1 gene encoding death ligand signal enhancer has protein sequence MWRVQSLVGRVLHRCHGSTSLRLPQNHHVEDEVFNNSTVLSTSRHSSDSSSQNEQDGERRKKQRTFQFGYTELPHYTVLDAVGWGAAAALFVQICRRIHSKFSSGTEPSPAPGALTAPSSLNKFGYRILLEILSRSDVLPRGSNSLLCLEVLPERQSQDQAAAQSSSSSSSSSSSGDARLHSSSDNLTDHSSISDHQRAVLNHDSPIPDLEESHLSASHLLQNDASQDNTEAKDANEKDVLSDEERLAGATQNLRHVGDSSVSVTLNIIGLESAKSGNYDQAFSCFLAAAEQGYNKAQFNVGVCYEKGRGVSKDKEKALYYYRQAAAGGHTQAQYRYAKLLLTSRGHQGSEELNTAIDLLEQAAGAGLTKAQLCLASVYSQEPVRDESKSVQYLQMAAENGDDTALLFLGQCHESGFGVQQNLGAAIEFYKRAAQAGNKQAEALLTPPKDRYIKSEDAVLRSIRSAPVFSVADRLLQQPLAALAARGPPATSHHATLPLLPHSWSTGSLCVPPLLSSTPLHFHPQSTEGGICQWTVGIG, from the exons atGTGGAGAGTCCAGAGTTTGGTTGGCAGAG TGCTGCATCGATGCCATGGCAGCACCTCCCTGCGACTGCCGCAGAACCACCACGTGGAGGATGAGGTCTTCAACAACTCCACTGTCCTCTCCACCTCTCGACACTCCTCTGACAGCAG ctctcagaacgagcaggatggagagaggaggaagaaacagaggaCCTTCCAGTTTGGCTACACTGAGCTTCCACATTACACTGTGCTGGATGCTGTGGGATGG GGTGCAGCAGCGGCTCTGTTTGTGCAGATCTGCAGGAGGATCCACTCTAAGTTCTCTTCAGGCACAGAACCCAGTCCAGCGCCTGGAGCCCTGACAGCCCCCTCCTCGCTGAATAAGTTTGGCTACCGCATCCTTTTGGAGATCT TATCCCGGAGTGATGTCCTGCCCAGGGGGAGCAACAGTTTGTTGTGCCTGGAGGTGTTgccagagagacagagccaagatcaggctgcagctcagagcagcagcagcagcagcagcagcagcagttcaggTGACGCTAGacttcacagcagcagtgacaatCTGACTGATCACAGCTCCATCTCTGACCACCAGAGGGCAGTCCTCAACCACGATTCACCCATACCTG ATTTAGAGGAATCACATCTGTCAGCATCCCATCTTCTGCAGAATGATGCCAGTCAAGACAACACAGAGGCTAAAGATGCTAATGAGAAG GACGTGCTGTCTGACGAGGAGAGGCTGGCAGGAGCAACACAGAACCTCAGACATGTTGGAGACAGCAGCGTCTCCGTCACCCTCAACATCATAG GTCTGGAAAGTGCCAAAAGTGGGAACTACGACCAAGCGTTTAGCTGCTTTCTAGCTGCAGCTGAGCAGGGTTACAACAAAGCCCAGTTTAACGTCGGTGTGTGCTatgagaaaggaagaggagtcaGCAAGGACAAAGAGAAG gcTCTGTATTACTACAGGCAGGCAGCAGCCGGCGGTCACACACAGGCTCAGTACCGCTATGCAAAGCTGCtcctgaccagcagggggcatcAGGGTTCAGAGGAGTTGAACACAGCCATTGACCTGCTGGAacaagctgctggagctggactCACTAAG GCTCAGCTCTGCCTCGCATCAGTCTACAGTCAGGAGCCAGTGAGAGACGAGAGCAAGTCTGTCCAATACCTGCAGATGGCAGCAGAGAACGGG GATGACACCGCCCTGCTGTTCCTGGGTCAGTGTCACGAGAGCGGCTTCGGGGTGCAGCAGAACCTGGGGGCAGCGATTGAATTCTACAAACGAGCCGCTCAGGCAGGCAACAAGCAGGCTGAGGCCTTACTGACGCCTCCTAAAGACAGATACATAAAAT ctGAAGATGCAGTGTTACGCTCCATCCGTTCAGCTCCCGTCTTCTCTGTGGCCGATCGTCTGCTCCAGCAGCCGTTGGCCGCTCTGGCCGCTCGTGGCCCCCCCGCCACCAGTCACCACGCCACCCTTCCCCTCCTGCCTCACTCCTGGAGCACCGGGAGCCTGTGTGTCCCGCCGCTACTTTCGTCCACACCTCTTCACTTCCATCCCCAAAGCACAGAGGGAGGAATCTGCCAGTGGACTGTGGGGATTGGATAG